One genomic segment of Catalinimonas alkaloidigena includes these proteins:
- a CDS encoding mevalonate kinase translates to MDNAIIETSAYARAGLLGNPTDGYFGKTISIIIRNFGARILLYPSPELHIEAQEQDVNIFRNIYHLVDSVKLTGYYGGSRLIKAAIKKFGEYCEAEQIKLPNKNFTVRYHSSIPRQVGLAGSSAILTATMRALMKFYEVNIPQEILPSIILSAEVDELGINAGLQDRVAQVYEGCVYMDFNKEGMKEKGYGNYERIDPSLLPNLYLAYKTDLSKVSGAVFNNVKARFEKGDEEVIQTIEEIANLADEGKKAILQKDYDKLNKLIDRNFDLRCKIMNISDSNMELVETARRCGASAKFTGSGGSIIGIYKNDEVLNKLVIELKKINARVVKPYTV, encoded by the coding sequence ATGGACAATGCGATCATAGAAACGAGCGCTTATGCGCGGGCAGGACTACTAGGTAATCCTACAGATGGTTATTTCGGTAAAACAATTTCTATCATTATTAGAAACTTTGGAGCAAGAATTCTCCTCTATCCTTCCCCCGAATTACATATAGAAGCTCAAGAACAAGATGTAAATATTTTTCGCAACATTTATCATTTAGTAGACTCAGTTAAACTCACTGGATATTACGGCGGCTCAAGGTTAATAAAAGCTGCCATCAAAAAATTCGGTGAGTATTGTGAAGCAGAACAGATCAAATTACCTAACAAAAATTTTACAGTACGTTATCACTCTTCTATACCTAGGCAAGTAGGGTTGGCAGGCTCAAGCGCCATATTAACTGCTACCATGCGAGCATTAATGAAGTTTTATGAAGTAAATATTCCTCAAGAAATACTACCAAGTATAATCTTATCGGCAGAAGTCGACGAATTGGGTATCAATGCAGGCCTGCAGGATCGTGTAGCTCAAGTTTACGAAGGCTGTGTGTATATGGATTTCAATAAAGAGGGGATGAAAGAAAAGGGTTACGGAAATTATGAAAGAATAGACCCTTCCCTCCTACCAAACCTATATTTAGCATATAAAACTGATCTAAGTAAAGTTTCTGGGGCTGTATTTAATAATGTGAAAGCCCGTTTTGAGAAAGGTGACGAGGAAGTAATACAAACTATAGAAGAAATTGCCAACCTGGCAGATGAAGGGAAAAAGGCTATCCTCCAGAAAGATTATGACAAATTGAACAAATTGATTGATCGTAATTTTGATTTGAGGTGTAAGATTATGAATATCAGCGATAGTAACATGGAGTTGGTAGAAACAGCAAGGAGATGTGGAGCCTCAGCAAAGTTTACCGGTTCAGGAGGTTCAATTATAGGTATATACAAAAATGACGAAGTACTAAATAAGCTAGTTATAGAGCTTAAGAAAATAAATGCGAGAGTTGTAAAACCTTATACAGTTTAA
- the galU gene encoding UTP--glucose-1-phosphate uridylyltransferase GalU encodes MVRKAVIPAAGLGTRFLPATKAQPKEMLPIIDTPTIQYVVQEAVDSGIDDILIISGKGKRTIEDHFDRNFELESRLAEKQDENFYNEIVRLADMANIHFIRQKEMNGLGDAIYHARQHVGNEPFAVLLGDTVVDSIIPVTQQLIDTYEQFHSTVIAVEEVPKDKVSRYGIAGGKKLDDKTMEVSELVEKPSPEKAPSNLAIAGRYILTPEIFQAIEQTPKGKGNEIQLTDALHLLMKRETIIANTIEGKRYDIGNKLDFLKTTVEFALKRKEFADPFYQFMKEAVKNYEEKRS; translated from the coding sequence ATGGTAAGAAAAGCAGTAATTCCTGCAGCTGGACTGGGAACAAGATTTTTACCAGCCACAAAAGCACAGCCTAAAGAAATGCTTCCAATTATTGATACTCCAACAATCCAATATGTGGTTCAGGAAGCAGTGGATTCAGGTATTGACGATATACTCATTATTTCTGGGAAAGGTAAAAGAACAATTGAAGATCACTTTGACAGGAATTTTGAATTAGAGTCACGTTTAGCTGAGAAGCAAGACGAAAATTTCTATAATGAGATTGTACGTTTAGCCGACATGGCGAACATACATTTCATACGCCAAAAAGAGATGAATGGCCTGGGAGACGCAATTTATCATGCACGTCAACATGTAGGAAATGAGCCGTTCGCAGTGTTATTGGGAGATACTGTAGTAGACTCTATCATCCCAGTTACTCAACAATTAATAGATACGTATGAGCAATTTCACAGTACAGTGATTGCAGTGGAAGAAGTTCCTAAAGATAAGGTTTCAAGATATGGAATAGCAGGGGGTAAAAAACTGGATGACAAAACGATGGAAGTCAGCGAATTGGTAGAAAAACCAAGTCCTGAAAAAGCGCCTTCAAATCTTGCTATTGCCGGAAGATATATTTTAACACCCGAAATATTTCAGGCCATAGAACAAACGCCCAAAGGTAAAGGCAATGAAATTCAATTGACAGATGCACTTCATTTACTGATGAAACGGGAAACCATCATTGCCAATACTATTGAAGGCAAACGTTATGATATAGGAAATAAGTTAGACTTTTTGAAAACGACAGTAGAATTTGCACTAAAAAGGAAAGAATTTGCTGACCCATTTTATCAGTTTATGAAAGAGGCAGTAAAAAATTATGAGGAAAAAAGGAGCTAA
- a CDS encoding thioredoxin family protein, which yields MIFHFLFTIVPLSLSLLTQIVSIQDFSLPNAVDGNVFSLSEVEDNEAVVVIFTSNYCPYAKLYDRRISSLFDTYRQQGVKFILINPNNPSQSPSDSPTEMAKKVKDLRWNVPYLVDDKQEAADLFNVQKTPEAFVMQNRGDDYQILYRGSIDDNPQVASDVSHHYLKDAIDAVLQGKPILNDSTHPTGCMIKN from the coding sequence ATGATTTTCCATTTTCTTTTTACCATTGTGCCTCTCTCTCTTTCACTACTTACTCAAATAGTGAGCATACAGGATTTTAGTCTACCCAATGCAGTGGATGGCAATGTGTTTTCTTTATCAGAAGTGGAAGATAATGAAGCCGTAGTTGTTATTTTTACCAGTAATTATTGTCCTTATGCCAAATTGTATGACCGGCGTATCAGTTCACTCTTTGATACTTATCGGCAGCAGGGTGTCAAATTTATATTAATTAACCCTAATAACCCCTCTCAAAGTCCGTCTGATAGTCCTACTGAAATGGCAAAAAAAGTTAAGGATTTACGTTGGAATGTACCTTATTTAGTTGACGATAAACAGGAGGCTGCCGATCTCTTTAACGTCCAAAAAACACCTGAAGCTTTTGTTATGCAAAATAGGGGAGATGATTATCAAATTTTGTATAGAGGTTCTATTGATGATAATCCACAAGTGGCATCTGATGTTTCTCATCACTATCTGAAAGATGCAATTGATGCTGTACTGCAGGGCAAGCCCATTCTGAATGATAGCACTCACCCTACTGGCTGTATGATTAAAAATTAA
- a CDS encoding 4'-phosphopantetheinyl transferase family protein, whose amino-acid sequence MALTKIVKINDKLSWALWKIEAPWTELLQERTLSRDELKLLDAIHHPIKKAEFLASRLALHALLSSIGVDEYTMYKDIHGKPHIMQYSFHISLANSFPYATAIVSLDKPVGIDIEKPSDKLIRVQHKFLHPSEWATFKDNPERLCLAWCAKESLYKLYGRKNLSFKANICIQDIDYPHNPLLKADIILPQQTQHFELKIIPLENFFVLFNV is encoded by the coding sequence ATGGCTTTAACAAAAATAGTAAAGATAAACGACAAGCTAAGTTGGGCGCTCTGGAAAATAGAAGCTCCATGGACTGAACTTCTCCAAGAGCGTACATTATCACGAGATGAGCTTAAGCTTCTTGATGCAATACATCATCCCATCAAAAAGGCTGAATTTTTAGCAAGCCGTCTTGCATTACATGCCTTACTTTCCTCCATTGGAGTAGATGAATATACCATGTATAAAGATATTCATGGCAAACCGCATATCATGCAGTATTCTTTTCATATCTCTCTTGCCAATTCCTTTCCTTACGCCACTGCTATTGTTAGTTTAGATAAGCCTGTAGGCATTGACATTGAGAAACCCTCAGATAAACTTATACGAGTACAACACAAATTTCTTCATCCATCTGAATGGGCGACTTTTAAGGATAATCCCGAACGGCTTTGCCTGGCCTGGTGTGCTAAAGAAAGTTTATACAAATTATACGGAAGAAAAAACCTAAGCTTTAAAGCAAATATCTGTATTCAGGATATTGATTATCCCCACAATCCCTTACTGAAAGCAGATATTATTCTTCCTCAGCAAACGCAACACTTCGAGCTAAAAATAATCCCTCTTGAGAACTTTTTTGTCTTATTCAATGTATGA
- a CDS encoding WD40 repeat domain-containing protein, translating into MRSKTLQVEKLHTLKGHKDCVYTLSEGPEDKIFFSGAGDGMVVRWDLDDAENGKIIAKVPASVYAVHHESERNNLIVGQNYEGLHVIDLDTKKELGSVKITEAAIFDIKVYQENVIVASGDGVINILNYQKLNLLKRFKESDQSARCIAVNPVAKEMAVGYSDNTIRIHDLKTYEKKYEVKAHDNSVFTLTYSPDYRWLLSGSRDAHLKIWDVNDHYALHESVVAHMYCINHIDYSPDGKYFATCSMDKSVKIWDSERFKLLKVIDKARHAGHATSVNRLLWSKSKTEKGQNPLISASDDRSISVWEVDLNEKKNDYQ; encoded by the coding sequence ATGAGGAGCAAGACTTTACAGGTTGAAAAACTACATACACTTAAAGGTCACAAAGACTGCGTATATACCCTAAGCGAAGGTCCTGAAGATAAGATATTCTTCTCTGGAGCAGGTGACGGAATGGTAGTAAGATGGGATCTGGACGATGCGGAGAATGGTAAAATCATAGCCAAAGTACCTGCGTCTGTATATGCTGTACACCATGAGTCTGAAAGAAATAATCTGATTGTAGGCCAGAACTATGAAGGGCTGCATGTAATAGATCTGGATACCAAAAAAGAACTTGGTTCCGTTAAAATAACAGAAGCAGCTATATTTGATATAAAGGTATACCAAGAAAATGTGATAGTAGCATCTGGGGATGGGGTAATAAACATTCTCAACTATCAAAAGCTGAATCTCTTAAAGCGGTTCAAAGAGAGCGATCAAAGTGCAAGGTGTATTGCTGTTAATCCAGTAGCAAAAGAAATGGCTGTAGGCTACAGTGATAATACCATTAGAATACATGACCTGAAGACATACGAAAAAAAATACGAGGTGAAAGCTCATGATAATTCAGTCTTTACCCTTACTTACAGCCCGGATTATCGTTGGCTATTGTCAGGAAGTCGTGATGCACATTTAAAAATATGGGATGTAAATGATCATTATGCTTTGCACGAGTCAGTAGTGGCTCATATGTACTGTATAAACCATATAGATTATAGTCCGGATGGAAAATACTTTGCTACCTGTAGCATGGATAAGTCAGTGAAAATTTGGGATAGTGAAAGATTTAAACTCCTGAAAGTAATAGATAAAGCAAGACATGCGGGACATGCTACCTCTGTTAACCGGCTACTGTGGAGTAAATCCAAAACAGAAAAAGGGCAAAATCCTTTAATTTCGGCTAGTGATGACCGTAGCATTTCCGTATGGGAGGTTGATTTAAACGAAAAAAAGAACGATTATCAGTAA
- a CDS encoding DivIVA domain-containing protein → MKITPLEIRQKDFEKNFRGYDKDEVNAFLQSLSQQWERTLEENKEMRYKLDASQKEVEKLREVESSLFKTLKTAEDTGANMVDQAQKTADLKIREAKLEANTIISDAHSKARDILSKAEGKAQEIIDEMEERVKMLKQSYKAAENDYDTLLFELRSLAQKTLQKVDKAESQQKFNIETKVEEAERIVEEYNEFLTQRKAESERETENTSTAKEHKQYHQTEEEQEAEAVEEKNKYRSPSPPPTEPKKGGSFFDNID, encoded by the coding sequence ATGAAGATTACACCACTAGAAATAAGGCAAAAAGACTTTGAAAAAAACTTCCGGGGTTATGATAAAGATGAAGTAAATGCTTTTCTTCAGTCATTATCTCAGCAGTGGGAACGTACACTGGAAGAGAACAAAGAAATGCGATATAAGCTGGATGCTTCACAAAAAGAAGTGGAAAAGCTCCGAGAAGTGGAGAGCTCATTGTTTAAAACCCTTAAAACCGCAGAGGATACGGGGGCTAATATGGTAGATCAGGCTCAAAAAACGGCTGATCTTAAGATAAGAGAAGCAAAACTAGAAGCTAATACCATTATAAGCGATGCACACTCCAAAGCCAGAGATATCTTGAGTAAAGCAGAAGGCAAAGCCCAGGAAATAATAGATGAGATGGAAGAGCGGGTAAAAATGCTCAAACAGAGCTATAAAGCCGCGGAAAACGATTATGATACCTTACTGTTTGAACTCCGTAGCCTGGCACAAAAAACACTTCAGAAAGTAGATAAAGCGGAATCGCAGCAAAAATTTAATATTGAGACTAAAGTTGAAGAGGCAGAAAGAATAGTAGAAGAATATAATGAGTTTCTGACTCAACGAAAAGCGGAAAGTGAGCGGGAAACAGAAAATACTTCTACTGCAAAAGAACATAAACAATATCATCAAACGGAAGAGGAGCAGGAGGCTGAGGCCGTCGAGGAAAAAAATAAATACCGCTCTCCTAGCCCACCACCCACAGAGCCTAAAAAAGGGGGCTCGTTCTTTGACAATATTGATTGA
- the folB gene encoding dihydroneopterin aldolase yields MGKISLQGLEFFAYHGFHDEEQKIGNRYEVDITVETNFDQAAEDDLLEHTVDYGQLYYLVQEEMQKTTRLLERLTARIAERTLQKWTVINSVEVSVSKLNPPLGGLCKKAKVTLQKSRNA; encoded by the coding sequence ATGGGAAAGATCTCTCTGCAAGGCTTAGAATTTTTTGCTTATCATGGCTTTCATGATGAAGAACAAAAGATAGGAAACCGATACGAGGTGGATATTACTGTAGAAACCAATTTTGATCAGGCAGCAGAAGATGATCTCTTGGAGCATACAGTAGATTACGGACAGCTTTACTATTTAGTGCAGGAAGAAATGCAGAAAACCACCAGGCTTCTAGAGCGCTTAACCGCTAGGATAGCCGAACGAACTCTGCAGAAGTGGACTGTAATTAACAGTGTGGAAGTGAGCGTTTCCAAACTCAACCCACCTCTGGGAGGCCTATGCAAAAAAGCCAAAGTTACTCTTCAGAAAAGCAGGAATGCATGA
- a CDS encoding ChaN family lipoprotein: MKVIFLVLVFCTFAFVMDKPAYVLYNEKGKKADYYKMIRRLSKADIVLFGELHNNALVHWLQLQVIKDLKKEQRQLILGAEMFEADDQIIVNEYLKGLIEARHLENEAKIWNNYSTDYKPLLDFAKEQAYTFIATNIPRRYASFVSRAGLDSLENLSEEAQSYIAPLPIEFDVNLSSYQNMLQMMGGHNNSGHGGMKAENMVKAQAIKDATMAHFILQNLEENCTFVHFNGSYHSDNFEGIYWYLKQVKPELDIVTLSSIEQEDINSWNEELDSLANYVISVPADMTKTY; the protein is encoded by the coding sequence ATGAAAGTGATCTTTTTAGTCTTAGTATTTTGCACATTTGCTTTTGTCATGGACAAACCTGCTTACGTACTTTATAATGAAAAGGGCAAAAAGGCAGATTACTATAAGATGATCAGGCGCCTGAGTAAAGCAGATATAGTGTTGTTTGGTGAGTTGCATAACAATGCACTTGTACACTGGCTACAACTACAAGTCATTAAGGATTTGAAGAAAGAGCAAAGACAGCTGATCTTAGGAGCAGAAATGTTTGAAGCAGATGACCAAATCATTGTCAACGAATATCTGAAGGGACTGATTGAAGCACGTCATCTCGAAAACGAAGCTAAAATCTGGAATAATTACAGTACGGATTATAAACCTCTCTTGGACTTTGCCAAGGAGCAAGCTTATACCTTTATAGCTACTAACATTCCCCGACGTTATGCCAGCTTTGTATCAAGAGCAGGACTTGATTCATTAGAGAATCTATCTGAAGAAGCACAGTCTTACATAGCCCCTTTACCCATAGAATTTGATGTTAACTTATCCTCATACCAAAATATGCTACAGATGATGGGGGGACATAACAATAGCGGTCATGGAGGAATGAAGGCGGAAAACATGGTGAAAGCCCAAGCCATTAAAGATGCTACTATGGCTCATTTTATTCTTCAAAACCTGGAAGAGAACTGTACTTTTGTACACTTCAATGGCTCCTACCACTCCGATAATTTTGAGGGAATTTACTGGTACCTGAAGCAAGTTAAACCAGAACTAGATATTGTAACCCTAAGTAGTATTGAACAAGAGGATATCAATAGTTGGAATGAAGAGCTAGACAGTTTGGCAAACTATGTCATTAGCGTTCCTGCAGACATGACCAAAACTTATTAA
- a CDS encoding NUDIX hydrolase encodes MAYPQNIKVTVDAVVFGYQREDLQVLLIQRKNDPFQGKWALPGGFVEDDEALDTAAARELEEETGVHTSNLTQLYTFGKPERDPRARAISVAYYTEVDQSEINPQAATDAAETRWFSTRKLPELAFDHAEILAKAKEAFLNR; translated from the coding sequence ATGGCTTACCCACAAAATATCAAAGTAACAGTAGATGCTGTAGTTTTCGGCTATCAAAGAGAAGATTTACAGGTATTACTTATCCAAAGAAAAAACGATCCTTTTCAAGGGAAGTGGGCTTTACCCGGAGGCTTTGTAGAAGATGATGAAGCTTTAGATACCGCTGCTGCCCGTGAATTAGAAGAAGAAACAGGCGTTCATACCAGCAATCTAACTCAACTTTATACTTTTGGTAAGCCTGAGCGCGATCCCCGTGCTCGAGCCATTTCAGTAGCTTATTATACTGAAGTGGATCAATCAGAAATAAATCCTCAGGCTGCTACTGATGCGGCTGAAACGCGTTGGTTTAGCACGCGTAAATTACCAGAACTTGCCTTTGACCACGCTGAAATACTAGCTAAAGCCAAAGAAGCCTTTCTGAACAGGTAA
- a CDS encoding HesB/IscA family protein — translation MIPVKVSDKALEEIKKTIAHKNIPDEYGLRIGVNGGGCAGVSYVLGFDKKGTGDAEFTLDNVPVYIAKKDTMFLIGMEVDFYEGNDARGFTFIKSDEKQQSVQ, via the coding sequence ATGATTCCAGTAAAAGTTTCCGATAAGGCTCTTGAAGAGATTAAGAAAACAATCGCACACAAAAATATTCCCGACGAGTATGGTTTACGCATCGGTGTCAATGGGGGAGGGTGCGCCGGCGTTTCTTATGTACTGGGTTTTGACAAAAAAGGTACAGGCGATGCCGAGTTCACTCTGGATAATGTTCCCGTGTATATCGCTAAAAAAGATACCATGTTTTTGATTGGTATGGAAGTTGACTTTTATGAAGGTAATGATGCCCGTGGTTTTACTTTTATAAAGTCCGATGAAAAACAACAGTCTGTACAATAG
- a CDS encoding YkvA family protein: MAFYDKAYTEENYSFKKAKKRASGILQDPDRLKKLLANSAKKVRAIGNDNESLQKLKHQVNTFNRMTRAYVSGEYRNVPWKNVLMVTAGIVYFVMPLDLIPDFIPLTGFLDDLTVLMWVFNSVQGTIEEFEEWENTDAQQMK; encoded by the coding sequence ATGGCATTTTATGATAAAGCATATACTGAAGAGAACTACAGCTTTAAGAAAGCAAAAAAAAGAGCTTCAGGTATATTACAAGACCCAGATCGGCTGAAAAAGCTGTTAGCCAATTCTGCTAAAAAAGTTCGGGCCATTGGCAATGACAATGAGAGTTTACAAAAGCTGAAGCATCAGGTCAATACATTTAACCGTATGACCAGAGCGTATGTAAGCGGGGAGTACCGCAATGTACCCTGGAAAAATGTGCTTATGGTTACGGCAGGTATCGTTTATTTCGTTATGCCACTGGACCTCATCCCCGATTTTATTCCTCTTACCGGCTTTCTTGATGATCTGACTGTGCTGATGTGGGTTTTTAATTCCGTGCAGGGCACTATAGAAGAGTTTGAAGAATGGGAAAATACAGATGCTCAGCAGATGAAATAA
- a CDS encoding metal-dependent hydrolase, translated as MDSLTQAVLGATVGEVVLGKKVGNKAPFWGAVAGTIPDLDVVLNFFVGEVQSTIWHRTFSHSLLVLTLVTPVFGYLVFLLYRRSSVASFGDWSNLFFWGLITHPLLDSFTNYGTMIFYPLSDVRVAWRTIFIVDPLYTLPLLFASIAVLFMAKTSLIRKRTAVLALSISTFYLFLTIINKINVNHIVEENLKSQSISHQKYMTSPTFFNNLLWSVVVKADGQYYVGYYSLLDDDKQIDFSEIPQQKALLLPYLQGADAESRALLLELIEFTEYFYALEPGENSIYLYDLRFGKISGWFKYTRDFIFSFHIQDKNSGIEINRTPSELELKDESVNRLLERTLGK; from the coding sequence TTGGATTCATTAACACAGGCAGTACTCGGGGCAACTGTAGGTGAGGTAGTCCTTGGAAAAAAAGTAGGAAACAAAGCCCCGTTCTGGGGAGCTGTAGCGGGCACTATACCTGACCTGGATGTAGTGCTTAATTTTTTTGTAGGCGAAGTACAAAGCACTATATGGCATCGCACTTTTTCTCATTCATTATTGGTACTTACGCTGGTGACGCCTGTATTTGGCTACTTGGTATTTCTCCTCTATCGGCGATCTTCTGTGGCGAGTTTTGGTGATTGGTCCAACCTCTTTTTTTGGGGGCTGATTACACATCCACTATTGGATAGCTTTACTAACTACGGGACCATGATCTTTTATCCTCTGAGTGATGTGAGGGTTGCCTGGCGTACCATCTTTATTGTTGACCCGCTTTATACTTTACCGCTGCTTTTTGCCAGTATAGCGGTTTTATTTATGGCGAAAACATCGCTTATAAGAAAGCGAACTGCGGTCTTAGCATTATCTATCAGTACATTTTATCTGTTCTTGACGATAATTAACAAAATTAATGTCAACCATATAGTAGAAGAAAACCTAAAGAGCCAAAGCATTAGTCATCAGAAATATATGACTTCCCCTACTTTTTTTAATAACCTGCTATGGTCAGTAGTGGTTAAGGCAGACGGCCAGTATTATGTAGGCTATTATTCACTGCTCGATGATGATAAACAGATAGACTTCAGTGAAATTCCGCAACAAAAAGCTTTATTGTTACCTTATCTTCAGGGAGCTGATGCGGAGAGCAGAGCCTTACTCCTGGAACTGATAGAGTTTACCGAGTATTTTTATGCGCTAGAGCCAGGAGAAAACAGTATATATCTCTATGACCTTCGTTTTGGTAAAATCAGCGGCTGGTTTAAATATACTCGGGATTTTATTTTTTCATTTCATATCCAGGACAAAAACAGTGGAATAGAAATTAATAGAACGCCTTCTGAATTAGAGTTAAAAGATGAAAGCGTTAATAGGCTCCTTGAGCGAACGCTGGGAAAATAA
- a CDS encoding oxidoreductase, producing the protein MENKNALIAGATGLIGSELLRILKHHPYYQKVYVLTRRPLDISHERITEIIVNFDELSAADLPQIDDIYCCLGTTMKKAGSKEGFRKVDYDYPLKLAKLGKEKGARQYLIVTALGADKKSRFFYNQVKGEAEEAIAATGYEALHIFRPSILLGDRGENRTGERIGQVMMNVMSPLMLGTLKKYRPIEGKNVAEAMFIAAKQNLKGPHLFESEKIKILAKSEL; encoded by the coding sequence ATGGAAAATAAAAATGCATTAATCGCAGGAGCTACCGGCCTGATTGGTAGTGAATTATTACGCATATTAAAGCATCATCCTTATTATCAGAAAGTATATGTGCTGACCAGAAGACCTTTGGACATCAGCCATGAGCGGATTACAGAAATCATTGTCAATTTTGATGAGCTTAGTGCTGCCGATTTACCGCAGATAGATGATATTTATTGTTGCCTGGGAACTACTATGAAAAAAGCAGGCTCCAAAGAGGGTTTTCGTAAGGTTGACTATGATTACCCTCTTAAACTGGCAAAGCTGGGAAAAGAAAAGGGAGCCAGGCAGTATCTTATAGTAACAGCATTGGGTGCAGACAAAAAATCCCGCTTTTTTTACAATCAGGTAAAAGGTGAAGCAGAAGAGGCAATCGCTGCTACTGGCTATGAAGCTTTGCATATTTTTCGTCCTTCTATACTTTTAGGTGACAGAGGCGAAAACAGAACTGGAGAGCGCATAGGTCAGGTGATGATGAATGTCATGAGTCCTCTTATGTTAGGAACGCTCAAAAAATATCGCCCGATAGAAGGTAAAAATGTAGCAGAGGCTATGTTCATCGCAGCCAAGCAGAACCTTAAGGGGCCTCATCTTTTTGAATCAGAAAAAATTAAAATACTAGCCAAAAGCGAACTATGA
- the dtd gene encoding D-aminoacyl-tRNA deacylase, with protein sequence MIAVIQRVAEASVTIEKQVKGKIDTGLLILLGIEEADGEEDISWLSRKIANLRVFNDEEGVMNKSLLDIDGNLLVISQFTLHASTKKGNRPSYIKAAKPDTAVPLYKKFIKACEQQIGKIVATGEFGADMKVGLINDGPVTIIIDTKDKK encoded by the coding sequence ATGATTGCAGTCATCCAACGTGTAGCAGAAGCATCAGTCACTATTGAAAAACAGGTAAAAGGAAAAATTGACACAGGTCTACTCATTCTCCTCGGTATAGAAGAGGCTGACGGAGAAGAAGATATAAGCTGGCTAAGCCGTAAAATAGCTAATCTAAGGGTTTTTAATGATGAAGAAGGTGTGATGAATAAAAGCTTACTGGATATTGACGGAAACTTACTGGTCATCAGTCAGTTTACCTTACATGCCAGTACTAAAAAAGGCAACCGGCCTTCATATATCAAAGCAGCTAAACCGGATACGGCGGTGCCTTTGTATAAAAAGTTTATCAAAGCCTGTGAGCAGCAAATTGGTAAAATTGTAGCAACGGGTGAGTTTGGTGCAGATATGAAAGTAGGCCTAATCAATGACGGCCCGGTAACCATCATCATCGATACTAAAGATAAAAAGTAA
- a CDS encoding nucleotide pyrophosphohydrolase, with the protein MTLEEAQRQVDEWINTTGVRYFSELTNMAVLTEEVGEVARLISRQYGDQSFKESDKGKELSDELADVLWVVICLANQTGVNLTEAFEKNMEKKTKRDKDRHKKNKKLES; encoded by the coding sequence ATGACCTTAGAAGAAGCACAAAGGCAGGTAGATGAGTGGATCAATACCACTGGGGTACGTTATTTCAGCGAACTTACCAATATGGCTGTTCTAACCGAAGAAGTGGGGGAAGTCGCCCGTCTGATTTCTCGTCAATATGGAGATCAGTCGTTTAAAGAAAGTGACAAAGGGAAAGAACTCAGCGATGAATTAGCAGATGTGTTGTGGGTTGTCATCTGCCTGGCCAATCAAACCGGAGTAAATTTAACTGAAGCCTTTGAAAAAAATATGGAGAAAAAAACGAAAAGAGATAAGGACCGTCATAAGAAAAATAAAAAGCTGGAATCCTGA